One Bacillus sp. 1780r2a1 DNA segment encodes these proteins:
- the dnaX gene encoding DNA polymerase III subunit gamma/tau, with translation MAYQALYRVYRPQSFQDVVGQRHIIKTLQNALVLEKFSHAYLFSGSRGTGKTTAAKILAKAVNCEHAPVSEPCNECATCRGITDGSISDVIEIDAASNNGVDEIRDIRDKVKYAPSAVRYKVYIIDEVHMLSIGAFNALLKTLEEPPPHVIFILATTEPHKIPLTIISRCQRFDFKRISPDDIVYRMKEVLISEDVNVADEALYEVAKASEGGMRDALSLLDQAISYSENEVTLDDVLSITGAVSHTFMLQIVRSIAEKNLVSALQAVEQLIQNGKDPVRFLEDLIFYYRDVLLYQSSPEMEHLMEKAVVSEEFKKLAVQLPAEDIYSIIHHLNQTQQEMKWTNHPRVLLEVALVKLAQSASKKKTAEGEEGELLQKVKMLEAQVTHLKENGVQVQQSQQEISDQKVKRQVRSQYKVPIGKVHEVLKQASRQELEEIKRLWGEVLETLRQQNKASHAALLSNSEPVASSTKSFILKFKYEIHCKMAAENNNNVRDNLENILYTLSGSKREMVAIPDNEWDKVRGDFLQEQQGNDGAQKEEEDPLISEAKKLFGEELIEIHD, from the coding sequence GTGGCGTATCAGGCTTTATATCGTGTGTACCGCCCTCAAAGTTTTCAAGATGTTGTTGGTCAGCGACATATTATTAAGACTTTACAGAATGCACTCGTTCTTGAAAAATTTTCGCATGCATATCTATTTTCAGGATCGAGGGGCACAGGGAAAACGACTGCAGCAAAAATCTTAGCTAAAGCGGTTAACTGTGAACATGCACCCGTATCCGAACCTTGTAATGAGTGTGCTACGTGTAGAGGAATTACAGATGGTTCCATATCAGATGTTATTGAAATTGATGCTGCTTCAAATAACGGAGTAGATGAAATTCGAGATATTAGAGATAAAGTCAAATATGCACCAAGTGCCGTTCGTTACAAAGTTTATATTATAGATGAAGTTCATATGCTTTCAATAGGTGCGTTTAATGCGTTGTTAAAAACATTAGAAGAACCACCTCCTCACGTAATATTTATTTTGGCAACAACAGAACCGCATAAAATTCCACTGACTATCATTTCAAGATGTCAACGTTTTGATTTTAAACGAATCTCACCTGATGATATTGTTTATCGAATGAAAGAAGTTTTGATATCTGAGGATGTAAACGTAGCGGATGAAGCTTTATATGAGGTTGCTAAGGCATCGGAAGGTGGAATGAGAGATGCGTTAAGCTTGTTAGATCAGGCAATCTCATATAGTGAAAACGAAGTTACTTTGGATGATGTGTTATCTATTACAGGAGCTGTTTCGCATACATTTATGCTGCAAATTGTTCGTTCAATTGCAGAGAAAAATCTTGTATCAGCGTTACAGGCAGTTGAGCAACTCATTCAAAACGGTAAAGATCCAGTTCGTTTCTTAGAAGACTTAATTTTTTATTACAGAGATGTTTTACTTTATCAATCGTCGCCTGAAATGGAACATTTAATGGAAAAGGCCGTAGTGAGTGAAGAGTTTAAAAAACTAGCTGTACAACTACCAGCTGAAGATATTTATTCAATTATTCACCATCTTAATCAAACGCAACAAGAGATGAAGTGGACAAATCACCCACGAGTGTTACTAGAGGTAGCATTAGTGAAACTTGCTCAATCTGCTAGTAAGAAAAAAACAGCAGAGGGTGAAGAGGGGGAATTGCTTCAAAAAGTTAAAATGCTTGAAGCACAAGTTACTCATCTAAAAGAAAACGGTGTTCAAGTACAGCAAAGTCAGCAAGAAATAAGTGATCAAAAAGTAAAAAGGCAAGTGCGCAGTCAATATAAAGTTCCGATAGGAAAAGTGCATGAAGTTCTAAAACAAGCGTCTCGTCAGGAGCTAGAAGAAATTAAGCGTCTGTGGGGAGAGGTTTTAGAAACATTGCGTCAGCAAAATAAAGCATCACATGCTGCCTTGTTGTCTAATAGTGAACCTGTTGCTTCATCTACAAAGTCTTTTATCTTAAAATTTAAGTATGAAATCCATTGCAAAATGGCAGCTGAAAATAACAACAATGTACGTGATAATTTAGAAAATATCCTATATACTTTAAGTGGGAGCAAACGTGAAATGGTTGCAATCCCAGATAATGAATGGGATAAAGTAAGAGGAGATTTTCTTCAAGAGCAGCAAGGTAATGATGGTGCGCAAAAAGAAGAAGAAGATCCTTTAATATCCGAAGCTAAAAAGCTGTTCGGGGAAGAACTTATTGAAATACATGACTAA